A DNA window from Malus domestica chromosome 12, GDT2T_hap1 contains the following coding sequences:
- the LOC103449317 gene encoding hydroxymethylglutaryl-CoA lyase, mitochondrial-like translates to MLVSSGLPVVEPTSFVSPNGPSGTVVPMLEAVIGMVPTDMPAVHFNETYGQALSNILASLQIGISTVDSSVSGLWGCPYAKGASGNVATEDVVYMLNGLGVKTNVDVKKLMLAWDFISKHLGRSSGSKTAVALGKDTAPASKL, encoded by the exons atgcttgtttcttctggCTTGCCTGTTGTCGAGCCTACAAGTTTTGTCTCCCCAAATGGTCCCTCAG GTACTGTCGTTCCAATGCTTGAAGCTGTTATTGGCATGGTCCCGACTGACATGCCTGCTGTCCATTTTAATGAAACTTATGGGCAAGCTCTTTCAAACATACTAGCGTCACTCCAG ATAGGAATCAGCACAGTGGATTCATCAGTATCAGGTCTTTGGGGTTGCCCGTATGCTAAAGGAGCTTCCGGAAATGTTGCCACGGAAGATGTTGTGTACATGCTGAATGGACTTGGAGTGAAGACCAATGTAGATGTTAAAAAACTCATGTTGGCTTGGGACTTTATCAGTAAGCACTTGGGGCGCTCATCTGGTTCAAAGACAGCAGTTGCCTTGGGTAAAGACACAGCTCCTGCCTCGAAGCTATGA